The Lacipirellula parvula genome window below encodes:
- a CDS encoding UbiA family prenyltransferase, with product MSSVAQPGWMLAWWQLLRAANVFTAASNVLAGFLIVQRSFEPAGALAALVASSACLYLAGMVLNDFFDAEIDAAERPERPIPSGRIPRGVAGLVGWSLLAIGVLLALAISYQQANIAPGLIGVLLAIAVVQYDGGLKKTRFGPYAMGWCRVLNVLLGASVAIDLSHRVVPFAYAVAIGAYTVGLTYVARSEMVGNFARSLHIRNVVTRLLQGFIVIDAIAATLAAGWIAGLAVLCLLIPTLIIARWAAMT from the coding sequence ATGAGCAGCGTCGCGCAGCCTGGTTGGATGCTCGCCTGGTGGCAACTGCTGCGTGCGGCCAACGTTTTTACCGCGGCCTCGAACGTGCTGGCCGGCTTTTTAATTGTGCAGCGCAGCTTCGAGCCAGCGGGGGCGCTTGCCGCGCTCGTGGCAAGTTCGGCCTGCCTGTATCTCGCGGGGATGGTGCTGAACGACTTTTTTGACGCCGAGATCGACGCGGCTGAACGGCCGGAGCGGCCGATTCCTTCGGGGCGGATTCCGCGCGGCGTCGCGGGGCTGGTCGGTTGGTCGCTGCTGGCGATCGGCGTCTTGCTCGCGCTCGCGATTAGCTACCAACAGGCGAACATCGCGCCAGGGCTGATCGGCGTGCTGCTGGCGATCGCGGTGGTGCAGTACGACGGCGGGCTGAAGAAGACGCGCTTCGGGCCATACGCGATGGGCTGGTGCCGAGTGCTCAACGTGCTGTTGGGGGCGAGCGTGGCGATTGATCTGTCGCACCGCGTCGTGCCGTTCGCGTATGCCGTGGCGATCGGAGCCTACACGGTCGGGCTTACCTACGTTGCGCGTAGCGAAATGGTGGGCAACTTCGCGCGGAGTTTGCACATTCGCAACGTCGTGACGCGGCTGTTGCAGGGGTTCATCGTGATCGACGCGATTGCCGCGACGCTTGCTGCCGGTTGGATCGCGGGATTGGCGGTGCTTTGCTTGTTGATTCCGACGCTGATCATCGCGCGCTGGGCGGCGATGACGTGA
- a CDS encoding sugar phosphate isomerase/epimerase family protein translates to MQLGYVTNGFAHHSLPAALEVLASIGYRSVAITLDHGSLNPFAADFEKELHATAELLAKYQLRSVIETGARFLLDPKVKHEPTLLSQREEDRLRRIDFLQQAIDAAQFLGSDCVSLWAGVVHHAAGRKAALADLTAGLQRVVEYAERQSVTIGFEPEPGMLIDTMDSFAELLDRLDSPRLQLTLDVGHLHCLGETPIADVIRRWSARLVNVHIEDMRAGVHDHLRFGEGEMDFPPIIAALREVDYDGGVHVELSRHSHDAPRVAKLAFEFLSPMLR, encoded by the coding sequence ATGCAGCTCGGCTACGTCACCAATGGCTTCGCCCACCACAGCCTACCGGCGGCGCTGGAGGTGTTGGCTAGCATCGGGTACCGCAGCGTCGCGATCACGCTCGACCATGGTTCGCTCAATCCGTTTGCCGCGGATTTTGAGAAAGAATTGCACGCGACGGCAGAGTTGCTCGCGAAGTATCAGCTGCGCAGCGTGATCGAAACCGGCGCGCGGTTTCTGCTCGATCCAAAAGTAAAACATGAACCGACGCTCTTGTCGCAGCGGGAAGAAGATCGACTGCGGCGGATCGATTTTCTGCAGCAAGCGATCGATGCGGCGCAGTTCCTCGGCAGCGATTGCGTCTCGCTCTGGGCGGGCGTCGTTCATCACGCGGCAGGTCGCAAGGCGGCGCTGGCCGACCTCACGGCGGGCCTGCAGCGGGTCGTTGAGTATGCCGAACGCCAGAGCGTGACGATTGGCTTCGAACCCGAGCCGGGGATGCTGATCGACACGATGGATTCGTTCGCAGAACTGCTCGACCGCCTCGATTCGCCGCGACTGCAGCTGACGCTCGACGTCGGCCACCTCCACTGCCTCGGCGAAACGCCGATCGCGGACGTGATTCGTCGTTGGAGCGCACGGCTCGTCAACGTTCACATCGAAGATATGCGGGCCGGGGTGCACGATCACCTGAGGTTCGGTGAGGGGGAGATGGACTTTCCACCGATCATCGCGGCGCTCCGCGAGGTCGACTATGATGGCGGCGTTCACGTGGAACTAAGCCGCCATAGCCACGACGCACCGCGCGTGGCGAAACTGGCGTTTGAATTTTTGTCACCAATGCTGCGATAA
- a CDS encoding alkaline phosphatase family protein — translation MPEYVILLTVPGLRRQDLAHMPRLAALTTGGDQAELAPTFPAVTCTVQSSITTGTPPSEHGVIANGFYWRDRQAVEMWTTPNECVDRPQIWDTLHEQAPGVTSAVWFPLHTKHCGADYVCLPAPVHNPDGSESLWCYTKPEMLYGDFLAKLGHFPLMNYWGPMSNIKSTEWIVSSAIQAAEQFKPNFFYLYMQHLDYAPQKFGPDSPEARQALVDLDRETGRLVDGFAAAYGDAKPLWLVASEYVITAVDHVVYPNRLLRDAGLLTVKEVDGGELIDFAASRAWALADHQFSHIFVRDQDAATIKEVRALFEGLEGVAEVFEPKNAPQYDLNHERSGELVVVSESNSWQAYYWWNDDARAPKFARSVDIHRKPGYDPVEMFFDPATRGIPLDATLVKGSHGAPANDAAQRGVLLSSQKGVFVEGPTADTDVAEIVLRQFGL, via the coding sequence ATGCCCGAATACGTCATCTTGCTCACCGTCCCCGGCCTGCGTCGTCAGGATCTCGCCCACATGCCGCGATTGGCGGCGCTCACTACGGGCGGCGATCAGGCGGAATTGGCGCCGACGTTTCCCGCCGTCACCTGCACGGTGCAGTCGAGCATCACCACCGGCACGCCGCCGAGCGAGCATGGCGTCATCGCGAACGGTTTTTATTGGCGCGATCGGCAGGCGGTCGAGATGTGGACGACGCCGAACGAGTGCGTCGACCGGCCGCAGATTTGGGATACCCTGCACGAGCAGGCGCCCGGCGTGACGTCGGCCGTTTGGTTCCCGCTGCATACGAAGCATTGCGGGGCCGACTACGTTTGCTTGCCGGCGCCGGTGCACAATCCCGACGGCAGCGAGTCGCTGTGGTGCTACACGAAGCCCGAGATGCTGTACGGCGACTTCCTCGCGAAGCTCGGCCACTTCCCGCTGATGAACTACTGGGGGCCGATGTCGAACATCAAGTCGACGGAGTGGATCGTCTCGTCGGCGATTCAGGCGGCCGAGCAGTTCAAGCCGAACTTTTTTTACTTGTACATGCAGCATCTCGACTACGCGCCGCAGAAGTTTGGGCCTGATAGTCCCGAGGCACGGCAGGCGCTGGTCGACCTCGATAGGGAAACCGGCCGGCTGGTCGATGGGTTTGCCGCGGCCTATGGCGATGCGAAACCGTTGTGGCTCGTCGCGAGCGAGTACGTCATCACGGCGGTCGATCATGTCGTCTATCCGAACCGGTTACTCCGCGACGCGGGGCTGCTGACGGTGAAGGAAGTCGACGGCGGCGAGTTGATCGACTTCGCGGCGAGCCGCGCGTGGGCGCTGGCCGATCATCAGTTCTCGCATATCTTCGTCCGCGATCAGGATGCGGCGACGATCAAGGAAGTGCGAGCGCTATTTGAAGGGTTGGAGGGCGTCGCGGAAGTCTTTGAACCTAAGAATGCCCCGCAGTACGATCTCAACCACGAGCGGAGCGGCGAACTCGTCGTCGTCAGCGAGTCGAATAGCTGGCAAGCGTATTACTGGTGGAACGACGATGCGCGGGCGCCAAAGTTCGCTCGCAGCGTCGACATTCACCGCAAGCCGGGGTACGACCCGGTGGAGATGTTCTTCGACCCGGCGACGCGCGGCATTCCGCTCGATGCGACGCTAGTCAAAGGCTCGCACGGTGCGCCGGCGAACGACGCCGCCCAACGGGGCGTGTTGCTCAGCTCGCAGAAGGGTGTCTTCGTCGAAGGCCCGACAGCCGACACCGACGTGGCAGAAATCGTGCTGCGGCAGTTTGGGCTCTAG
- a CDS encoding TatD family hydrolase: MYYIDPHIHMVSRTTDDYETLAKMGCVAVSEPAFWAGYDRGSVDGFRDYFEQLTAFEPKRAGWYGIQHFTWLCINAKEAENVALSREVIAMIPEFLDRPGVLGIGEIGLNKNTRNEATVFLEHIDLAVKTNEQILIHTPHLEDKYQGTRMILDMLTGDGRLQRDRVLVDHVEEHTVGLVLDQGFWAGMTLYPVSKCTPQRACDMVEIYGPERLLVNSAGDWGPSKPTAVPDFIMEMRKRGHAESLIRRVVYENPLKFFGQSRGFRFNSPLDA, translated from the coding sequence GTGTATTACATCGACCCCCACATCCACATGGTCTCGCGGACCACGGACGATTACGAAACGCTTGCCAAAATGGGCTGCGTCGCCGTCAGCGAGCCGGCGTTCTGGGCCGGCTACGATCGCGGCAGCGTCGACGGCTTTCGCGACTATTTCGAACAGCTCACGGCGTTCGAACCAAAGCGCGCGGGTTGGTACGGCATCCAACACTTCACTTGGCTATGCATCAACGCGAAGGAAGCGGAGAACGTCGCCCTCTCGCGCGAAGTGATCGCGATGATCCCCGAGTTCCTCGACCGCCCCGGCGTCCTCGGCATCGGCGAGATCGGCCTCAACAAGAACACCCGCAACGAAGCGACCGTCTTCCTCGAGCACATCGACCTCGCGGTGAAGACGAACGAGCAGATTCTCATCCACACGCCCCACCTGGAAGACAAATACCAGGGGACGAGGATGATTCTCGACATGCTCACCGGCGACGGCCGCCTGCAACGCGACCGCGTGCTAGTCGATCACGTCGAAGAGCACACCGTGGGGCTGGTGCTCGACCAAGGCTTCTGGGCGGGGATGACGCTCTACCCCGTGAGCAAATGTACGCCGCAACGGGCGTGCGACATGGTCGAAATCTACGGCCCCGAGCGGCTACTAGTAAACTCCGCCGGCGACTGGGGCCCGTCGAAGCCGACCGCGGTCCCCGACTTCATCATGGAGATGCGCAAGCGCGGCCACGCCGAATCGCTGATCCGTCGCGTCGTTTACGAGAACCCGTTGAAGTTCTTCGGCCAAAGCCGCGGCTTTCGATTCAATTCCCCGCTGGATGCTTAG
- a CDS encoding THUMP-like domain-containing protein yields MANLDDYAWLTGDAAAAAALAAYADDPRPELQQQNELRKQFTPERARLVLEQIGLRRRGVQKFGPLAMQMFFAPVALEQATDGEIAAYKAARFRAIGAGRLVHDYCCGIGGDLMALAAAGPAIGWDSSLAVRLLAERNLAAAAMAAGSNVSQGEVRDGDVAALTPDAGDAWHVDPDRRADGRRSTTLEHHSPGPEVIDRWRAAAPDGAVKLSPASTPPEDWEREGELEWITSQRECRQLVAWFGQLALSPGERRATIVLGNSQSASFVGEGEIDCVAANEPLRYLYDPDPSLVAAHLLGAIAEHHSLESLGAGGVYLTGDEPIADPLLAGFAVEEVFPLRVSAVASWLSARGVGRLEVKKRGVTVDPEKFRRDLKLRGDDAATLILTRIGKRQVAIVARRLAT; encoded by the coding sequence ATGGCAAACCTTGACGACTATGCCTGGCTGACTGGCGACGCCGCGGCCGCTGCGGCGCTCGCGGCGTACGCCGACGACCCGCGGCCGGAGTTGCAGCAGCAAAACGAACTGCGGAAGCAGTTCACGCCGGAGCGGGCGCGGCTGGTGCTCGAGCAGATTGGGCTGCGGCGCCGCGGGGTGCAAAAGTTCGGTCCGCTCGCGATGCAGATGTTCTTCGCGCCGGTGGCGCTCGAGCAAGCGACCGACGGCGAGATTGCGGCGTACAAGGCGGCGCGGTTTCGAGCGATTGGGGCAGGGCGGTTAGTGCACGATTACTGCTGCGGCATCGGCGGCGATTTGATGGCGCTGGCCGCGGCGGGGCCGGCGATTGGTTGGGATTCGTCGCTGGCTGTGAGGTTGCTCGCGGAGCGGAACTTGGCCGCGGCGGCGATGGCGGCAGGTTCAAACGTCAGTCAGGGCGAAGTTCGCGATGGGGACGTAGCGGCACTGACGCCCGATGCCGGCGATGCGTGGCATGTCGATCCCGATCGTCGCGCGGATGGGCGGCGGTCGACGACGCTTGAACATCACTCGCCCGGCCCCGAAGTGATCGACCGCTGGCGAGCCGCAGCGCCCGACGGCGCCGTCAAACTTTCGCCAGCCAGCACGCCTCCCGAGGATTGGGAGCGCGAGGGGGAACTCGAGTGGATCACCTCGCAGCGCGAGTGCCGGCAGCTGGTGGCTTGGTTCGGGCAACTCGCTCTCTCGCCGGGAGAGCGGCGGGCGACGATTGTGCTTGGCAATTCGCAAAGCGCGAGCTTCGTGGGCGAGGGAGAGATTGATTGCGTCGCCGCGAACGAACCGCTGCGCTATTTATATGATCCCGATCCGTCGCTGGTCGCCGCGCATTTGTTGGGGGCGATCGCTGAGCACCACTCGTTGGAGTCGCTGGGCGCGGGGGGCGTTTATCTCACCGGCGACGAACCGATTGCTGATCCGCTGCTTGCGGGGTTCGCCGTCGAAGAAGTCTTCCCACTGCGCGTTTCCGCAGTGGCGAGTTGGCTATCCGCACGCGGCGTCGGCCGGCTGGAGGTGAAGAAGCGTGGCGTGACGGTCGACCCCGAAAAATTTCGCCGCGACTTAAAACTCCGCGGCGACGACGCAGCGACGCTGATTCTTACGCGCATCGGCAAACGGCAAGTGGCGATCGTAGCCCGCAGATTGGCGACGTGA
- a CDS encoding HEAT repeat domain-containing protein — translation MHPLQRTIDALAKSHNEAATPTLIAALGTQSIEVFDGVVRALCARRSKAGHLAVLRYWDVLTPSQKLIVEKGRCRMGVALREALLDGDDKLFSAAYEFVEASGDYDLVPTLVMVAEQTCGERADAAVSLTLNLVDQLCRWLAAEREPVLGRDPDTIRYCVLESLERSVERYRQHHRAELLEAFVVLAGPDSKLLRNILETPYHPCHQSIVKSITASISPSMLRLLTTMYAYRDAPPALRNVIAKRTDQPFIDAFLAIPLDSKNTLLHRNLVRTKGIACCEANPAILAQLSDEQQAAAMRMLAASGASDDHKLSLAEILMKHGPVEGRVAACEALRIISGQRANQIALQALQDEAGEVQAAAVRQLRERRIPGAMNKLLELVQSPIEAVSSAARDALWEFMFDNFNARFDLLDESARRDMGVRVALVDRTSVARLTTELANPSRRHRLRAIEMATSMGLLPKISDALIERLQDEDHMVRVAAADALQFCTADDVRNALLAAIGDSSPAVQVAVRNSLRTLGAEIPGGDQPTVIGRVAP, via the coding sequence GTGCATCCACTCCAGCGAACTATCGACGCCCTGGCGAAGAGTCACAACGAGGCGGCCACGCCGACGCTGATTGCTGCGCTCGGAACGCAGTCGATCGAAGTCTTCGACGGCGTCGTGCGGGCCTTGTGTGCGCGCCGCAGCAAGGCCGGCCATCTCGCCGTGCTGCGGTACTGGGACGTGCTGACGCCGTCGCAAAAGTTGATCGTCGAGAAGGGACGCTGCCGTATGGGCGTCGCGCTTCGCGAAGCGCTGCTCGACGGCGACGACAAGCTGTTCAGCGCCGCGTACGAATTCGTCGAAGCGTCCGGCGATTATGACTTGGTCCCCACGCTCGTGATGGTCGCCGAGCAGACGTGCGGCGAGCGCGCCGACGCCGCGGTGTCGCTAACGCTCAACCTCGTCGACCAGCTCTGCCGTTGGCTGGCCGCGGAGCGCGAGCCGGTGCTCGGCCGCGATCCCGACACGATTCGCTACTGCGTGCTCGAAAGCCTCGAGCGCTCGGTAGAGCGATACCGGCAGCACCACCGGGCCGAGCTGCTCGAAGCGTTCGTCGTGCTCGCCGGCCCAGACAGTAAGCTGCTGCGCAACATTCTGGAAACGCCGTACCATCCGTGTCACCAGAGCATCGTCAAATCGATCACGGCGAGCATCAGCCCCAGCATGCTGCGGCTGCTGACGACGATGTACGCCTACCGCGACGCCCCGCCGGCGCTGCGGAACGTGATCGCGAAGCGAACCGACCAGCCGTTTATCGACGCCTTCCTGGCGATTCCGCTCGATTCGAAGAACACGCTACTGCACCGTAACCTGGTTCGCACGAAGGGCATTGCCTGCTGCGAAGCGAATCCGGCGATCCTGGCCCAACTTTCCGACGAACAACAAGCCGCCGCGATGCGGATGCTGGCCGCGTCTGGCGCCAGCGACGATCACAAGCTGAGCCTTGCCGAGATCCTGATGAAGCATGGGCCCGTCGAGGGTCGAGTCGCCGCGTGCGAGGCGCTTCGCATAATCTCCGGTCAACGGGCCAACCAGATCGCGCTGCAGGCGTTGCAGGACGAAGCGGGCGAGGTCCAGGCGGCCGCGGTGCGGCAATTGCGCGAACGGCGGATTCCGGGAGCGATGAATAAGCTGCTCGAGTTGGTGCAAAGCCCGATCGAAGCGGTCAGTTCCGCGGCGCGCGACGCGCTGTGGGAATTCATGTTCGACAACTTCAACGCTCGGTTCGATCTGCTCGACGAATCGGCGCGGCGCGACATGGGCGTACGCGTCGCCTTGGTCGATCGGACGAGCGTCGCACGACTCACTACAGAACTTGCGAATCCGTCACGGCGTCATCGGCTGCGAGCCATCGAAATGGCGACGTCGATGGGCTTGTTGCCGAAGATTTCCGACGCGCTGATCGAACGCTTGCAAGACGAAGATCATATGGTGCGCGTCGCGGCCGCCGATGCGCTGCAATTCTGCACGGCCGACGACGTGCGGAACGCGCTGCTCGCCGCGATTGGCGACAGCAGTCCCGCGGTGCAGGTCGCGGTGCGAAACAGTTTGCGAACCCTCGGCGCCGAAATCCCCGGCGGCGACCAGCCGACGGTGATCGGGAGGGTGGCGCCATGA
- a CDS encoding DUF6690 family protein has protein sequence MISRTLAMPALLAASVAVPYIATNAPEWAEQIRQPAAAAPATPAPAAPAHNAAAAAAPAGGATPAATAAPASPFAHATTPLLPASTPRTSAMTYALPEILRFDVTKEWVYQRWDRKSTALADLDLFGVRVPLVSGTQVYDIAGSLTYFFGADGRVKRISFRGWTGDTTQLAMLLHQRFGLQAVPTVIAGQQLLQVRQGDDVISELRTQVAPVLNTSNLHDSFTVEFELQDPATAKPLKPQVASVSTPPPAAPGTSTVPADPKAATAANPAAEEAKPTETASAEKKEEPAAEKKSMWESFRPRSRATEGQLNQLNRNGIY, from the coding sequence ATGATCTCACGAACTTTAGCAATGCCCGCGCTCCTGGCCGCGTCGGTAGCGGTTCCTTACATCGCGACGAATGCCCCCGAATGGGCCGAGCAAATTCGCCAACCCGCCGCAGCGGCCCCCGCGACGCCGGCTCCGGCCGCTCCCGCGCACAACGCGGCGGCCGCTGCAGCCCCCGCAGGCGGCGCCACTCCGGCCGCGACTGCCGCGCCGGCTTCCCCCTTCGCCCACGCCACCACGCCGCTGCTCCCCGCGTCGACGCCGCGGACCTCGGCGATGACCTACGCGCTCCCCGAAATCTTGCGGTTCGACGTCACGAAGGAGTGGGTCTACCAACGCTGGGATCGCAAATCGACGGCGCTCGCCGATCTCGATCTGTTCGGCGTCCGTGTCCCGCTGGTCAGCGGCACGCAGGTGTACGACATCGCCGGCTCGCTCACCTACTTCTTCGGGGCCGACGGACGCGTGAAGCGGATTTCGTTCCGCGGTTGGACCGGCGACACAACGCAACTGGCGATGCTGCTTCACCAACGGTTCGGCTTGCAGGCGGTGCCGACGGTGATTGCAGGGCAACAGCTCCTGCAAGTCCGCCAGGGAGACGACGTCATCAGCGAACTCCGCACGCAGGTGGCGCCAGTCCTGAACACCAGCAACCTACACGACAGTTTTACGGTGGAGTTCGAACTCCAAGATCCCGCGACGGCCAAACCGCTGAAGCCGCAAGTCGCGTCGGTCTCGACGCCCCCGCCGGCGGCGCCTGGCACGTCGACGGTTCCCGCCGATCCTAAGGCGGCAACAGCCGCCAATCCCGCCGCCGAGGAGGCCAAGCCAACCGAAACGGCGAGCGCCGAAAAGAAGGAAGAACCGGCTGCGGAGAAAAAGTCGATGTGGGAATCATTCCGCCCCCGCAGCCGCGCGACCGAGGGGCAGCTCAACCAGCTCAACCGCAACGGGATTTATTAG
- a CDS encoding GNAT family N-acetyltransferase, translated as MPEKPCTVVPSPPAWRPAALRKLHDALPGDLQAGLAQALHATGVADAAAWDGLLIAPTSSAALAASVHEADPAAIAAVAWVQRLPGDTACLWIPPVNDAAGLAVMRAAAAFVDERHIPLTQLVASPDDGYADADCELAGFPRFTTLRYLYVDLTGDALPVGAHRQPSAPNGLHFAGDAEREAVRLQQLIEQTYVGTLDCPQLDGVRPLAEVLEGYRSQGTHRPEHWYLAQAEGLDVGVLILAEHPGLGNWEVVYMGVAAAARGRGYGSAIVEFAMSVAASRHAERLVLAVDAANEPALQMYRALGFITWGERVVYARLRARA; from the coding sequence ATGCCCGAAAAGCCGTGCACCGTCGTCCCCTCCCCTCCCGCTTGGCGCCCCGCGGCGCTGCGGAAGCTGCACGACGCGCTGCCGGGCGACTTGCAGGCAGGATTGGCCCAGGCGCTTCATGCCACTGGCGTTGCTGATGCGGCCGCTTGGGACGGGCTGCTGATCGCTCCCACGAGCAGCGCCGCACTTGCCGCCTCGGTCCACGAAGCCGACCCCGCGGCGATCGCCGCCGTCGCTTGGGTGCAACGCTTGCCGGGCGATACCGCCTGCCTGTGGATTCCGCCCGTGAACGATGCCGCCGGCCTCGCCGTGATGCGGGCCGCCGCCGCGTTCGTCGACGAGCGGCACATCCCGCTCACGCAACTCGTCGCCAGCCCCGACGATGGTTACGCCGACGCCGATTGTGAACTCGCCGGCTTTCCGCGTTTCACGACGCTGCGTTACTTATATGTCGACCTCACCGGCGACGCTCTGCCGGTCGGCGCCCATCGGCAACCGTCGGCGCCGAATGGGCTCCACTTTGCAGGCGACGCCGAGCGCGAGGCCGTCCGCTTGCAACAACTGATTGAGCAAACCTACGTCGGCACGCTCGATTGTCCGCAACTCGACGGCGTTCGCCCCCTCGCCGAAGTTCTTGAAGGTTACCGCTCGCAAGGCACGCATCGCCCCGAGCACTGGTACCTCGCTCAGGCCGAGGGCCTAGATGTGGGGGTGCTGATCCTCGCTGAACACCCTGGGTTGGGGAATTGGGAAGTCGTCTACATGGGCGTCGCCGCCGCGGCGCGCGGTCGAGGCTACGGCTCCGCGATTGTTGAGTTCGCAATGTCGGTCGCGGCCAGCCGCCATGCCGAGCGGTTAGTCCTCGCCGTCGACGCCGCGAACGAACCGGCGCTGCAGATGTATCGCGCGCTCGGTTTCATCACGTGGGGCGAGCGCGTCGTGTACGCCCGTTTACGCGCGCGAGCGTAA
- a CDS encoding sugar phosphate isomerase/epimerase family protein, translating into MKLAFSSNAYLRYTLKETVRRIAEIGYEGIELLADVPHAWPAGMLPEQLEEIRQTIADSGLTISNINAFMMNAVADPRQPYWHPGWTDPDPHYRAIRREHTKRALKLAAQLGAPHITTEPGGQLAPGQSRADASQIFYDELMPCLEVAEQLGVGLLIEPEPDLLIERFDEYLEFVERIDSPQLGLNFDVGHAYCVGEDPQDWVAKMADHTVHYHLEDIADTRIHQHMVPGQGAIDFPATLREIQKTGYDGWLTVELYPYGVSPDPAAREAREFLTRALRDLGVPETSAS; encoded by the coding sequence ATGAAACTTGCCTTCAGTTCCAACGCTTATCTTCGCTACACGCTGAAGGAGACGGTGCGGCGGATTGCCGAGATTGGTTACGAAGGGATCGAGCTCCTCGCCGACGTGCCGCATGCGTGGCCCGCGGGGATGTTGCCGGAGCAGCTTGAAGAGATTCGCCAGACGATCGCCGACTCGGGGCTGACGATTTCGAACATCAACGCGTTCATGATGAACGCCGTCGCCGATCCGCGGCAGCCGTATTGGCATCCGGGGTGGACCGATCCCGATCCGCACTACCGCGCGATCCGCCGCGAACACACGAAGCGGGCGCTCAAGCTGGCGGCCCAACTCGGCGCGCCGCACATCACCACCGAACCGGGCGGCCAACTGGCGCCGGGACAGTCGCGGGCCGATGCGAGCCAGATCTTTTACGACGAGCTGATGCCCTGCCTCGAGGTGGCCGAGCAACTCGGCGTGGGGCTGCTCATCGAGCCGGAGCCCGATCTGCTGATTGAGCGGTTCGACGAATACCTGGAATTCGTCGAGCGGATTGATTCGCCGCAGCTGGGGCTGAATTTTGACGTCGGCCATGCCTACTGCGTCGGCGAGGATCCGCAAGATTGGGTTGCCAAAATGGCGGATCACACGGTCCACTATCACCTGGAAGACATCGCCGACACGCGAATTCATCAGCACATGGTGCCAGGGCAGGGGGCGATCGATTTCCCGGCGACGCTGCGGGAGATCCAAAAGACCGGCTACGACGGTTGGCTGACGGTGGAATTGTATCCGTACGGCGTGAGCCCTGACCCCGCGGCGCGGGAAGCTCGGGAGTTTTTGACGCGCGCCCTCCGCGACCTCGGCGTGCCGGAGACTTCCGCGTCATGA